The following proteins come from a genomic window of Alosa sapidissima isolate fAloSap1 chromosome 20, fAloSap1.pri, whole genome shotgun sequence:
- the grxcr1a gene encoding glutaredoxin domain-containing cysteine-rich protein 1, translating into MEGTMLTAGEEKPQKRVRFRVASGHSGRVLKEMFKDEGPSDSLDSDCTSSTDLDRASTPSTSGEAMNGHLFGHLGSELDDSESEPDDLLMITGGAKDRTFTTKRVNILSKNGTVRGVKHKVSAGQMLFNNLTKVSGPDMTVEFGRIIIYTTSFRVVRTTFERCELVRKIFQNHRVKFMDKNIALDSDYGKELEERCKRVGEPPSLPVVFIDGQYLGGAEKILAMNESGELQDLLTKIERVQHPHTCQACGGFAFVPCPMCHGSKMSIFRNCFTDNFKALKCTACNENGLQPCSICSL; encoded by the exons ATGGAGGGCACGATGCTGACCGCGGGGGAGGAGAAGCCGCAGAAGCGGGTGAGGTTTCGGGTGGCGTCGGGCCACAGCGGCCGGGTCCTCAAAGAGATGTTCAAGGACGAGGGGCCCTCGGACTCACTCGACTCcgattgcaccagcagcacggACCTGGACCGGGCCAGCACCCCCTCGACCAGTGGTGAGGCCATGAACGGGCACCTGTTCGGCCACCTGGGCTCGGAGCTGGACGACAGCGAGAGTGAGCCAGACGACCTGCTCATGATCACTGGCGGGGCCAAGGATCGCACGTTCACCACCAAACGGGTCAACATCCTCAGTAAAAACGGGACCGTTCGGGGTGTTAAACACAAAGTCAGCGCTGGTCAAATGCTCTTTAATAACCTTACCAAAGTCAGCGGG CCTGACATGACAGTGGAATTTGGGCGGATTATCATCTACACCACCAGCTTCCGTGTTGTCAGGACAACCTTTGAGCGCTGTGAGCTTGTGCGGAAAATCTTCCAGAACCACAGGGTCAAATTCATGGACAAAAACATTGCTTTGGACAGTGACTATGGGAAAGAGCTGGAGGAGAGGTGTAAGCGTGTGGGAGAGCCACCATCCCTTCCTGTGGTCTTCATTGATGGACAATACCTCGGG GGGGCTGAGAAAATATTGGCCATGAATGAATCAGGGGAACTTCAGGATCTTCTGACTAAAATTGAG CGGGTGCAGCACCCACACACGTGCCAGGCTTGCGGGGGCTTCGCCTTCGTCCCGTGCCCAATGTGCCATGGCAGCAAGATGTCCATCTTCCGCAACTGCTTCACAGACAACTTCAAGGCCCTCAAGTGCACGGCGTGCAACGAGAATGGACTGCAGCCCTGTTCAATCTGCTCACTCTGA